In Penaeus chinensis breed Huanghai No. 1 chromosome 26, ASM1920278v2, whole genome shotgun sequence, a single genomic region encodes these proteins:
- the LOC125039016 gene encoding mucin-5AC-like has translation MVDLDAFKDYSTSRYVVAESLRISFSGGSIDGEFFHFQRFQSKYLIMTPRSMTKQRIPSGSSNWTLTLSSTKGVLLIDLTMGMTLPISLPKGRVGVCYKVQFESNGLDLRASRGEGSAPCDVLTTTTAKATTSTTTTPTTPTTTTTTTTPTTTTTPTATTTTTKTSIKAAKATSKRGRGSARTPPDPPRTSAKAVSTLGRFPSPDFELEGKEIPAAEDEVCEDRAEWDVGWILLVAAVIFI, from the exons ATGGTCGACCTCGATGCCTTCAAGGACTACTCGACTTCTCGTTACGTTGTCGCCGAGAGCCTCAGGATCTCCTTCTCGGGAGGATCTATCGACGGAGAGTTCTTTCACTTCCAAAG ATTCCAGAGCAAATACTTAATAATGACCCCGAGGAGCATGACCAAACAACGTATCCCTAGCGGAAGCTCGAACTGGACCCTTACTCTCAGCAGCACTAAAGGCGTCCTACTCATAGACTTGACCATGGGTATGACCCTTCCGATCTCCTTGCCTAAGGGCCGGGTCGGAGTCTGCTACAAAGTGCAGTTCGAAAGCAACGGTCTCGACTTGCGCGCGTCTCGTGGAG aAGGGAGCGCTCCTTGCGATGTGttaaccacaacaacagcaaaagcaacaacatcaacaacaacaacaccaacaacaccaacaacaacaacaacaacaacaacaccaacaacaacaacaacacctacagcaacaacaacaacaacaaaaacatcaataaaagcTGCGAAAGCCACCTCGAAACGCGGTCGAGGATCAGCCAGGACGCCCCCCGATCCTCCAAGAACCTCGGCGAAGGCAGTCAGCACTTTGGGTCGGTTTCCCAGCCCTGACTTCGAACTCGAGGGAAAGGAAATCCCCGCCGCTGAGGACGAGGTGTGTGAGGACCGCGCCGAGTGGGACGTGGGGTGGATCCTGCTGGTGGCGGCCGTGATTTTTATCTGA